GCAGGCTACCGAGGGCGATGCGCCAGCTGCCGCCGAGGGCGGCGAGCCTGCCTCTGACCAGCAGGCGGTTGACGGCAGCGGCGCCAGCCACCAGGAGCCCTAGCCCGGCGAGCAGGGCGACGGTGATGGCGAGGCTGCCGGACAGCCACCAGATCAGCAGCAGCATGGAAATGGGACCGGGTAACAGGCCGAGCCATTCGCGTCTGTCCGGGTTGCTCCAGTCCTGTCGCAGGGTCTGCATCGGGTCGGTCTGGGCGAGGCGGAACAGGGGCGGCAGGGCGAAGCCGACCACGCAGGCGAGGCCGGTGGCGATACCGACCAGCAGGGGCTGCCAACTGCTCGGGGGCGGAGTGACCGGGAAGAAACCTTGCAGCAGGTTGACAGCCTGGGACTGCACCACGGAGCCGATGATGAGGCCGATGGCCGTGGCGATCAGGGTGAGGGCCGCCATCTGGCCGATGTAGATTCCGAGGATTTTGTGTTTACCGGCGCCCAGGCTTTTCATCACGGCAACGTAATTCGCGTGGCGCAGGCCGTAGCGTCTGGCAGCGAGACCGACGGCAACACTGGCGAGCAGGACCGCCAGACTGGCGGCCAGATACAGGAAGCTTTCCGCGCGTTCCAGCGTCATGGCGACCCGTGGCTGTCCCTCCTTCAGGTCGGTGATGTGTTCGTGCAGGGTGAGTTTGGGGCGCAGCCATTTGAGGTAGTTGTCCAGCGCAGCGTCGTCGCCGGCGAGCAGGTAGTTGTAGTTGACGCGACTGCCGGGCTGCAGAATGTTGGTGGCGGCGAGATCGCTGGTGTGCATCATAACCCGCGCTCCCATGGAGAACAGGTTGGCACCGCGGTCCGGTTCGTGGTCGATGATGCCGCTGATGGTGAAACTGCTGTCACCCAGTTGCAGTTGGTCGCCAATACCGAGCCGCATCAATGGCAGCAGGCGCTCTTCCAGCCAAACTGTGCCGGGTTCTGGGCCTCGCTGCACCACGCGTGACTCTTCTTCGACGGATTGTCGTATCTCCAGGTGGCCAACCAGTGGGTAGCCGTAACTGACGGCTTTGACCGACGCGAACTGGAATTCATCGCCGGCGGCAAGCATGGAGGCGAAGGTGACGGTTTTCGCCCGCTGCAGGCCGAGGGAATTGGCCTTTTCCAGCCATTCTTGCGGTACTTCCTTGCTACTTTTCAGTACCCGTTCGGCGGCCAGAAAGCTCTGGGACTGGATGTGCATGGCACGGGTCAGGCGATCGGAGAAGTGGGCGATGGCGGTGACGCAGCTCACCGCCAGGATCAGTGCGGTGGCGATAAGTGCCAGTTCGCCGCCGCGCCAGTCGCGGCTCAGTAGTCGCAGGGGCAGCATCAGGCGGATACCTCCGCCTGTTCACCGAAAGGGGCGTCGGGGAGGTCGGCGGTAGAAATTTCTCCGGCGGACATTCGCAGATGCGCTCCGCAGCGTTCGGCGAGGCGCTGTTCGTGGGTAACCAGTACCAGGGTGGTGCCGGTTTCTGCATTGAGTTTGAACAGCAGGTCGATGACCTTTTCGCCGTTGTGGGCGTCGAGACTGCCGGTGGGTTCATCGGCGAACAGAATGCCGTTGCGCTGGTCATTATCTGTATTGGCGATGCTGCAAAATGCCCGCGCAATAGCCACTCGCTGCTGTTCTCCCCCGGAGAGCTGGCGCGGGTAGTGGTGCAGGCGGTGGCCGAGTCCCACCCGTTCGAGGAAGTCTTCTGCACGCTTGCCGGCGTTGCGCTCGCCGCGCAGTTCGCTGGGCAGCATGACATTTTCCCGCGCGGTCAGGCCCGGCAGCAGTTGGAAGGTCTGGAACACAAAGCCCACACAGCGGGCGCGCACGGCCGCTCGCTGTTCTTCGTCCATGGCGGTGATCTCTTCGCCGGCGAGCCAGATCTTGCCCTCGGTGGGGCGGTCGAGGCCGGCGAGCAGGCCGAGCAGGGTGGATTTTCCCGAGCCTGAGGCGCCGGTAATGGCGAGGCTCTGGCCGGCCGGGAGCTGCAATGAAATGTCGTTGAGCAGGGTCAAAGGGCCTTCACTGGTGGTGACGCGGTGGTGAAGGTTTTCGGCTTTGAGCATCACTGACATGGCAAGTCCCTGTAATTCCTGCAAAATGCGTAATAAATATGAAGTGGAGAGTATGACATGGCGGCAGTCTTTTTCCGGTATCCAGTGCCTGCTTTTATCTTGCGTTGCCTGCGCTTTGTCGCGCTGGTCACGGTTTTTTACGCTGGTCAGGCGTTGGCGGATGACCGGGAGGAAGGGCGCAGGACGCTGCTGGTACTGGGGGATAGTATCAGCGCGGCGTACGGGATCGATGAGCGCCAGGGCTGGGTGCAGTTGCTGCGGGAGCGGCTGGCGGAGCGCGAGCTGGATATCGCGGTGGTGAATGCGAGTGTGAGCGGGGAGACATCTGCGGGTGGCCTGGTGCGGTTGCCGCGACTGCTGTCTGAGCATTCTCCGGATTGGTTGGTGCTGGAGCTTGGGGGCAATGACGGTTTGCGGGGATATCCGCCGCGGGCATTGCAGAATAACCTGCTGCAGATTGTGAAGCTGGCGCGGGATGGTGGTGCGGAGGTGCTGCTGCTGGGGATGCAGATGCCGCCCA
This is a stretch of genomic DNA from Microbulbifer bruguierae. It encodes these proteins:
- a CDS encoding ABC transporter permease, whose product is MLPLRLLSRDWRGGELALIATALILAVSCVTAIAHFSDRLTRAMHIQSQSFLAAERVLKSSKEVPQEWLEKANSLGLQRAKTVTFASMLAAGDEFQFASVKAVSYGYPLVGHLEIRQSVEEESRVVQRGPEPGTVWLEERLLPLMRLGIGDQLQLGDSSFTISGIIDHEPDRGANLFSMGARVMMHTSDLAATNILQPGSRVNYNYLLAGDDAALDNYLKWLRPKLTLHEHITDLKEGQPRVAMTLERAESFLYLAASLAVLLASVAVGLAARRYGLRHANYVAVMKSLGAGKHKILGIYIGQMAALTLIATAIGLIIGSVVQSQAVNLLQGFFPVTPPPSSWQPLLVGIATGLACVVGFALPPLFRLAQTDPMQTLRQDWSNPDRREWLGLLPGPISMLLLIWWLSGSLAITVALLAGLGLLVAGAAAVNRLLVRGRLAALGGSWRIALGSLQRRAGFNTLLIAAFGTGLLAMLAMFYARTALIDEWKMQLPDNAPNHFLVNIAPYELDAVKRAIADKHLEGTEFYPMVRGRLIAVNGTPVTEREQNDGAIRRELNLSWTDTLPADNKIVAGKWWNEETSEDDSSQGISVEVEVAARLGLNLGDVLRFSIGGLETEAPVTSLRTLDWNSMRPNFFMIFAPGSLDSFPATYIQSFYLPPEDKLFVNELVRNFPSVSIIELDKILENIRETISQVAFAIEAVLALMLIAGVLVLVAGVRASIAERLQEAAVIRTLGGRRQLLIRSLIIEFGLLGIAAGLLAAFGTEATLAVLSQRVFELPFNFHPGLWVLGPAVGALLVGTAGTLACRSAVSEPPLKVLRELA
- a CDS encoding ABC transporter ATP-binding protein, with the translated sequence MSVMLKAENLHHRVTTSEGPLTLLNDISLQLPAGQSLAITGASGSGKSTLLGLLAGLDRPTEGKIWLAGEEITAMDEEQRAAVRARCVGFVFQTFQLLPGLTARENVMLPSELRGERNAGKRAEDFLERVGLGHRLHHYPRQLSGGEQQRVAIARAFCSIANTDNDQRNGILFADEPTGSLDAHNGEKVIDLLFKLNAETGTTLVLVTHEQRLAERCGAHLRMSAGEISTADLPDAPFGEQAEVSA
- a CDS encoding arylesterase, with translation MAAVFFRYPVPAFILRCLRFVALVTVFYAGQALADDREEGRRTLLVLGDSISAAYGIDERQGWVQLLRERLAERELDIAVVNASVSGETSAGGLVRLPRLLSEHSPDWLVLELGGNDGLRGYPPRALQNNLLQIVKLARDGGAEVLLLGMQMPPNYGKAYTRAFADVYPKVAEAEQVPLVPFFLETVALEEGAMQSDGIHPTAKAQPALLDHVWPCLETILTGNGNSRSDSLCTS